In one Hymenobacter sp. DG25B genomic region, the following are encoded:
- a CDS encoding FtsK/SpoIIIE family DNA translocase, protein MAKNTYKQPAAPVSRASNEPRAARNQPRPVAEAPREERRSSPKAAKAPKEPRQPLKLPSFQGVFSFLRDRRFQLFLGFFFLLSSIYLTIAFLSFLLTGHADQSVVQSVDSTSVKEAGQESGNWLGLLGAVVAQVLIYKGFGVAAFAVIPIVFFLGYKIVFRRQDVSISYVLALCLFVMGWLSVLMGYVVLTLEAPDADPALAHSLDFLSGGIGYEVALWLDSLIGWGTVLLLAFLLISFVVFFFNVTSLNLRRSTEGEEADDTSKPVDAPSYERTGAAFSSADNGAAALLEEEEDEEEPLGMTLKRVGSPVTPAARASELEPEEEEIDEPVVTSGSIAGPAFNVAPTAAMPLSVAPAAAASAVASAALKAGGMAAGPSFSIEAPADPEPIAARVPTPLSMADLADDNAQLPARREVVAKPALQIEDSTELDPAAGADMATIADEDEDMETMPAVNYDPTLDLSRYQYPTLELLNDYGVAKAQVSKEELEANKDRIVETLGHYGINIASIKATIGPTVTLYEIVPDAGVRISKIKSLEDDIALSLAALGIRIIAPIPGKGTIGIEVPNTKKEMVSIRSVFSTEKFAHTEMDLPIAFGRTITNEVFVVDLAKMPHLLMAGATGQGKSVGLNVILASLLYKRHPAQLKFVLVDPKKVELSIFNKIERHFLAKLPDTDEAIITDTKKVVNTLNSLCMEMDRRYDLLKDAGCRNLKEYNRKFIERRLNPKKGHRFMPFIVLVIDELADLMMTAGKEVETPIARLAQLARAIGIHLIVATQRPSVNVITGIIKANFPCRISFKVTSKIDSRTILDAGGADQLVGQGDMLISQGSDIIRVQCAFIDTPEVDRLCDYIGEQQGYPDAYLLPEVVGESGSGSGDAEDFDPTNRDSMFEEAARVIVTHQQGSTSLLQRRLKLGYNRAGRLIDQLEHAGIVGPFEGSKAREVLIPDEYSLEQLLNSLPK, encoded by the coding sequence ATGGCTAAAAATACATACAAGCAACCCGCTGCGCCGGTTTCGCGGGCTTCTAATGAACCGCGTGCCGCCCGCAACCAGCCCCGGCCGGTAGCCGAGGCTCCGCGTGAGGAAAGACGCTCATCTCCTAAGGCCGCCAAAGCGCCCAAGGAGCCGCGCCAGCCCCTGAAGCTGCCCTCTTTTCAGGGCGTGTTCAGCTTCCTGCGCGACCGGCGCTTTCAGCTATTTCTGGGCTTTTTCTTTCTGCTGAGCTCCATCTACCTCACCATTGCGTTTCTCTCGTTCCTGCTGACCGGGCACGCTGACCAAAGCGTGGTGCAAAGCGTGGATAGCACCTCCGTGAAGGAAGCCGGGCAGGAGTCGGGCAACTGGCTGGGCCTGCTGGGTGCCGTGGTGGCGCAGGTGTTGATTTACAAGGGTTTTGGCGTGGCTGCTTTTGCCGTTATTCCCATTGTATTCTTCCTGGGCTACAAAATTGTCTTCCGCCGGCAGGATGTATCCATCAGCTACGTGCTGGCCCTCTGCCTGTTTGTCATGGGCTGGCTGAGCGTGCTTATGGGCTACGTGGTGCTCACTTTGGAAGCGCCCGATGCCGACCCCGCCCTGGCACATAGCCTCGACTTCCTGAGCGGCGGTATTGGCTATGAAGTGGCTCTTTGGCTGGACAGCCTCATTGGCTGGGGCACAGTGCTGCTGCTGGCCTTCCTGCTGATTTCCTTCGTGGTGTTCTTCTTCAATGTTACATCCCTCAACCTGCGCCGCAGCACAGAAGGGGAGGAGGCTGATGATACCAGCAAACCAGTGGATGCGCCCTCATATGAGCGGACAGGCGCGGCTTTTAGTTCGGCCGACAATGGCGCCGCTGCCCTCCTGGAAGAGGAGGAGGACGAAGAAGAGCCGCTTGGCATGACCCTGAAGCGCGTAGGTTCACCCGTAACTCCCGCCGCCCGAGCCTCTGAATTGGAGCCGGAAGAAGAGGAAATTGATGAGCCGGTGGTTACCAGTGGCTCCATAGCCGGCCCGGCATTCAATGTAGCCCCCACGGCCGCCATGCCCCTAAGCGTAGCGCCAGCGGCCGCCGCTAGCGCCGTAGCCAGTGCCGCCCTGAAAGCCGGCGGTATGGCTGCTGGCCCCAGCTTCTCCATTGAAGCCCCCGCCGACCCCGAGCCCATTGCTGCCCGCGTGCCCACTCCCTTGTCTATGGCTGACCTGGCCGACGACAACGCCCAATTGCCCGCCCGCCGCGAAGTAGTAGCCAAACCCGCCCTGCAAATAGAGGACTCCACAGAGCTGGACCCCGCTGCCGGCGCCGATATGGCTACCATTGCCGATGAGGACGAGGACATGGAAACCATGCCCGCCGTGAACTACGACCCCACGCTGGACCTCTCGCGCTACCAGTACCCCACGCTGGAGCTGCTCAACGACTACGGCGTGGCCAAGGCCCAGGTAAGCAAGGAAGAGCTGGAAGCCAACAAGGACCGCATTGTGGAAACCCTGGGCCACTACGGCATCAACATTGCCAGCATTAAGGCCACCATTGGCCCCACGGTTACGCTGTATGAAATTGTGCCCGATGCCGGCGTACGCATCTCCAAAATCAAGAGTCTGGAAGATGATATTGCCCTAAGCCTGGCCGCTCTGGGTATCCGCATTATTGCCCCTATTCCCGGCAAAGGCACTATTGGTATTGAAGTGCCGAACACCAAAAAGGAAATGGTAAGCATCCGTTCGGTGTTCAGCACCGAGAAGTTTGCGCACACGGAAATGGATTTGCCCATTGCCTTTGGCCGCACCATTACCAACGAAGTGTTTGTAGTAGATCTGGCCAAAATGCCTCACTTGCTCATGGCCGGTGCCACGGGCCAGGGTAAATCGGTGGGTCTGAACGTTATTCTGGCCTCGCTGCTGTACAAGCGCCACCCGGCCCAGCTGAAATTCGTGCTCGTCGACCCGAAAAAGGTGGAACTCAGTATCTTCAACAAGATTGAGCGCCACTTCCTGGCCAAGCTGCCCGACACTGACGAGGCCATCATCACCGATACCAAAAAGGTGGTGAACACGCTGAACTCCCTGTGCATGGAAATGGACCGGCGCTACGACCTGCTGAAGGACGCCGGCTGCCGCAACCTGAAGGAGTACAACCGCAAGTTCATTGAGCGTCGCCTGAACCCGAAGAAAGGCCACCGCTTCATGCCCTTCATTGTACTGGTGATTGACGAGCTGGCCGACCTGATGATGACGGCAGGCAAGGAAGTGGAAACGCCCATTGCGCGCCTGGCCCAGCTGGCCCGTGCCATCGGTATTCACTTGATTGTAGCTACGCAGCGCCCTTCGGTAAACGTTATTACGGGTATCATCAAGGCCAACTTCCCCTGCCGGATTTCCTTTAAGGTGACCAGCAAAATCGACTCGCGCACCATTCTGGATGCCGGCGGCGCCGACCAGCTGGTAGGCCAGGGCGACATGCTGATTTCTCAGGGTTCCGATATTATTCGGGTGCAGTGTGCCTTCATCGATACGCCGGAGGTAGACCGTCTCTGTGACTATATCGGTGAGCAGCAGGGCTACCCCGATGCTTACTTACTGCCAGAAGTGGTAGGCGAGAGTGGCAGCGGCAGCGGCGATGCCGAGGATTTTGACCCGACCAACCGCGACAGTATGTTTGAGGAAGCCGCCCGCGTGATTGTGACGCACCAGCAGGGCAGCACTTCCCTGCTGCAGCGCCGCCTGAAGCTGGGCTACAACCGCGCCGGCCGCCTGATTGACCAATTGGAGCACGCCGGTATTGTGGGGCCGTTTGAAGGCAGCAAGGCCCGCGAGGTTTTAATTCCCGATGAATACAGTTTGGAACAGTTGTTGAATAGCCTGCCTAAGTAA
- a CDS encoding LolA family protein, giving the protein MKKFLSLLLLSATAVQIGYAQQDPKAGKILDQMSAKYQALNGFKAAFTQTLENPTAKVKENLSGDITVSGTKFRLKMNGQEVINNGQTMWTYMKSENEVNISDYDPEDQDISPSQIYTLYKKGYKYSYVQEAKENGEAVDVIELSPEDRNNSVYKVRLNVSKKDRSVKSWKMFKKNGNRYTFTIKKFQPNPPMDATTFSFDKAKYKGVKVIDLR; this is encoded by the coding sequence ATGAAAAAATTCTTGTCTCTGCTGCTCCTGTCCGCTACTGCCGTGCAGATTGGTTACGCGCAGCAGGATCCGAAAGCCGGCAAAATTCTCGACCAGATGAGTGCCAAATACCAGGCCCTCAATGGCTTTAAAGCTGCTTTCACCCAAACCCTGGAAAACCCCACTGCAAAGGTGAAAGAAAACCTTAGCGGCGACATAACCGTGAGCGGCACCAAGTTTCGGCTGAAAATGAATGGCCAGGAGGTCATCAATAACGGCCAGACCATGTGGACGTACATGAAGTCGGAAAACGAGGTGAATATATCCGACTACGACCCGGAAGACCAGGATATCTCGCCCTCGCAGATTTATACGCTTTACAAAAAAGGGTATAAGTATTCCTACGTGCAGGAGGCCAAGGAAAACGGGGAGGCCGTGGATGTCATTGAGCTTTCGCCTGAAGACCGCAACAACTCCGTGTACAAGGTGCGCCTGAATGTTAGCAAGAAGGACCGTTCCGTAAAAAGCTGGAAGATGTTCAAGAAGAACGGCAACCGCTACACCTTCACCATCAAGAAATTCCAGCCTAACCCGCCCATGGATGCCACTACTTTCTCCTTCGATAAAGCCAAGTACAAAGGCGTGAAGGTGATTGATCTGCGCTAA
- a CDS encoding DUF2851 family protein, with translation MREDFLHYVWQQQYFDKQALRTHTGEEVTVLHPGFHNTDAGPDFLNARLQLGEVEWNGAVEIHLRASDWRRHQHQTDARYDQVILHVVLTDDQPVLRTDGTPIPTVALAGRIPLDMLHTYQQLQAAPPATLPCAPFLPRIPDITRISMVDRALLERMERKAATVQLLHQQLDNDWEATAWHVLAAGFGFRKNTEPLARLAKALPLRVLRRHRHNLLQTEALLFGQAGFLSATENNTDDLADEYVQKLVTEYEFLRHKYALENTGLQEHEWNFLRMRPANFPTVRLAQLAALLHARPLLFDALLSAQNVAALEQFFSAKSSAYWHTHYRPGRAGNVPALGRSSMHLLIINVVVPLRVAYARTVDQAEQVEAALHLLTQLPAEKNHILALYEGLPFTQRTAADSQGLLMLATAYCQPLRCVECAIGSRILRHNSVLK, from the coding sequence ATGCGGGAAGATTTTCTCCATTACGTCTGGCAGCAGCAGTATTTCGATAAGCAGGCGCTCCGCACCCACACCGGGGAAGAAGTAACGGTGCTGCACCCCGGCTTTCATAACACCGATGCCGGCCCCGATTTTCTGAATGCCCGCCTGCAGTTGGGCGAGGTAGAGTGGAATGGCGCGGTAGAAATACATTTGCGCGCTTCTGACTGGCGCCGCCACCAGCACCAGACCGATGCGCGCTACGACCAGGTCATTCTGCACGTGGTGCTCACCGACGACCAGCCCGTGCTTCGTACCGATGGTACGCCCATTCCCACGGTGGCCTTAGCAGGGCGCATACCCTTGGACATGCTGCACACCTATCAGCAGCTGCAGGCCGCGCCACCCGCCACCTTACCCTGCGCGCCTTTTTTGCCCCGGATACCGGATATCACGCGTATTTCGATGGTAGACCGGGCCTTGCTGGAGCGCATGGAGCGCAAAGCGGCCACGGTGCAGCTGCTCCATCAGCAGCTGGATAACGACTGGGAAGCCACGGCCTGGCATGTGCTGGCGGCCGGCTTTGGCTTTCGCAAAAATACCGAGCCGCTGGCCCGGCTGGCTAAAGCGCTGCCGCTTCGGGTTCTTCGCCGGCACCGCCACAATTTACTGCAAACAGAAGCTCTGCTGTTTGGACAAGCCGGCTTTTTATCAGCCACGGAGAATAATACAGATGACCTGGCCGATGAATACGTGCAAAAGCTGGTGACGGAATACGAATTTCTTCGCCATAAATACGCCCTGGAGAATACCGGCCTGCAGGAGCACGAATGGAATTTCCTGCGCATGCGTCCGGCTAATTTTCCTACCGTGCGGCTGGCGCAGCTGGCCGCGCTGCTGCATGCCCGCCCTCTGTTATTTGATGCACTGCTTTCCGCCCAAAATGTGGCCGCACTGGAGCAATTCTTCAGTGCCAAAAGCTCAGCGTACTGGCATACTCATTACCGTCCCGGCCGTGCCGGTAATGTACCGGCATTGGGCCGCAGTAGTATGCACCTGTTAATTATAAATGTGGTGGTACCCCTGCGCGTAGCCTACGCCCGCACAGTAGACCAGGCAGAGCAGGTAGAAGCTGCTTTACACTTACTTACCCAGCTGCCCGCGGAAAAAAACCACATCCTGGCGCTCTATGAAGGCCTGCCTTTCACCCAACGCACCGCCGCCGACTCCCAGGGCCTTTTGATGCTGGCTACGGCTTATTGCCAGCCGCTGCGTTGCGTAGAGTGCGCCATTGGTAGCCGTATTCTGCGGCATAACTCAGTTCTGAAGTGA
- a CDS encoding NeuD/PglB/VioB family sugar acetyltransferase: MENPVIILGAQLVGTAALEAFLSNDVVVYCLLDDDAKLQNTELNDVPVMGNTQDPELLKLLGKKCEVFVATEDTASRRSLTSMLQTEYSVASVNAIHARASVSEFAWLGHGILVGPNAVITSRTKVGDGCIIGANAVVDVKAQVGDYVQIGAGAILNAEVEVGDNAFIGAGAVVVAGVKIGAKARIGAGSVVVADVPAGQTVFGNPAAKV, encoded by the coding sequence ATGGAAAATCCTGTCATTATTCTTGGTGCCCAATTGGTTGGTACTGCCGCCCTCGAGGCCTTTCTCAGCAACGATGTAGTGGTGTATTGCCTGCTCGATGACGATGCCAAATTGCAGAACACCGAGCTTAACGACGTGCCCGTAATGGGCAACACCCAGGACCCTGAGCTGCTGAAGCTGCTGGGCAAAAAGTGTGAAGTATTCGTTGCTACCGAAGACACCGCCAGCCGGCGCAGCCTCACCAGCATGCTGCAAACAGAGTACAGTGTAGCCAGCGTCAATGCCATTCATGCCCGGGCCAGTGTATCGGAGTTTGCCTGGTTAGGCCACGGCATTCTGGTGGGCCCCAATGCCGTGATTACCAGCCGTACCAAGGTTGGAGATGGCTGCATTATTGGTGCTAATGCCGTGGTAGATGTGAAAGCGCAGGTAGGTGACTACGTGCAGATTGGTGCCGGCGCTATCCTGAATGCGGAGGTGGAAGTAGGCGACAATGCCTTTATTGGTGCCGGGGCTGTGGTGGTAGCCGGCGTAAAAATTGGGGCCAAAGCCCGCATTGGTGCTGGCTCTGTAGTGGTGGCCGATGTGCCCGCCGGCCAGACTGTATTCGGTAACCCAGCCGCTAAAGTTTAA
- a CDS encoding rhodanese-related sulfurtransferase — MDYLVLLYYCYTPLENPEQFREEHHRLCLSLNLRGRIIVAAEGLNGTVSGTISDCEEYMRVVKADARFAALEFKVEPAPAHTFQKLHVRVKPEIVNVGLPHIKPYERTGVHLSPTEFRDLKDQDDVVVLDVRSDYEHQLGRFKNALTLDIENFREFPEKVQELEQYKGKKILTYCTGGIKCEKASAFLLDQGFENVYQLHGGIIKYGLEAGGEDFDGKCYVFDGRVAVDVNSVNPTLISECHQCHTPSGRMINCANPHCNLHVAMCETCGQQLDGACSESCRQHPDKRPYDGTGAYPKNSNHYSPEQGLLSYRPPALS; from the coding sequence ATGGACTACCTCGTTCTGCTGTATTACTGCTACACGCCCCTCGAGAATCCGGAGCAGTTTAGGGAAGAGCATCACCGCCTGTGCCTGAGCCTGAACCTGCGCGGCCGCATCATTGTGGCGGCCGAAGGACTAAACGGCACCGTATCCGGTACCATTTCCGATTGTGAGGAGTACATGCGGGTGGTGAAAGCCGATGCCCGCTTTGCCGCGCTGGAGTTTAAAGTAGAGCCTGCGCCGGCCCATACTTTCCAAAAGCTGCACGTGCGCGTGAAGCCGGAAATTGTGAACGTAGGTCTGCCGCACATTAAGCCCTATGAGCGCACTGGCGTGCATTTATCACCCACCGAGTTCCGCGACCTGAAAGATCAGGACGATGTAGTAGTGCTGGATGTGCGCTCGGACTACGAACACCAGTTGGGCCGCTTCAAAAATGCCCTGACGCTGGATATCGAGAACTTCCGCGAGTTCCCGGAGAAAGTACAGGAGCTGGAGCAATACAAAGGCAAGAAAATCCTGACCTACTGCACCGGCGGCATCAAGTGCGAGAAAGCCAGCGCCTTCCTGCTCGACCAGGGTTTCGAAAACGTGTACCAGCTGCACGGCGGCATCATCAAGTATGGATTGGAAGCCGGTGGCGAGGATTTCGACGGCAAATGCTACGTGTTTGATGGCCGCGTAGCGGTGGATGTGAACAGCGTGAACCCCACGCTCATCTCCGAATGCCACCAATGCCACACGCCCTCCGGGCGGATGATTAACTGCGCCAACCCGCATTGCAACCTGCACGTAGCCATGTGCGAAACCTGCGGTCAGCAGCTGGATGGGGCCTGCTCCGAATCCTGCCGGCAACACCCTGATAAGCGCCCTTACGACGGTACCGGCGCCTATCCCAAAAACAGTAATCATTACAGCCCGGAACAAGGCCTGCTTTCATATCGGCCACCGGCCCTAAGCTAG
- a CDS encoding nucleoside phosphorylase → MPIPASELILNRDGSIYHLNLLPDHLSDTIITVGDPERVPMVSQHFDSIETQIHKREFVTHVGNYMGKRITVISTGMGTDNIDILLNELDALVNIDFVTREPRSLEERIALRIVRIGTSGALQEDVPLGSHLVSEHGVGLDSLMQFYPLVETGLEVEVATGIQQALQLGYRPYCVRGSDLLREQLGAGMVVGNTLTCPGFYGPQGRVLRLDLRLPDLIQQFQNFRHHSAEGEFRLTNFEMETAGYYALGRMLGHEVVSLNAIVANRATGEFATNSEVVINDLITQTLNRL, encoded by the coding sequence ATGCCCATTCCCGCCTCAGAGCTGATCCTAAACCGTGACGGCAGCATCTACCACCTCAACCTGCTCCCTGATCATTTGTCGGATACCATTATCACGGTAGGCGACCCGGAGCGGGTACCCATGGTCAGTCAGCATTTCGACTCCATTGAGACCCAGATTCACAAGCGCGAGTTTGTGACGCACGTGGGCAACTACATGGGCAAGCGCATCACGGTCATTTCCACCGGCATGGGCACCGATAACATTGACATTCTGCTGAATGAGCTGGATGCCTTGGTAAACATTGATTTCGTCACCCGCGAGCCCCGCTCCCTGGAGGAGCGCATTGCCCTGCGCATTGTGCGCATCGGTACCAGCGGCGCGCTGCAGGAAGATGTACCGCTGGGCTCGCACCTGGTTTCTGAGCACGGTGTTGGGCTGGACTCCCTGATGCAGTTTTATCCCCTGGTAGAAACGGGCCTCGAGGTAGAAGTGGCCACCGGTATTCAGCAGGCGCTGCAGCTAGGCTACCGCCCGTATTGCGTGCGTGGTTCTGACCTGCTGCGCGAGCAGCTGGGTGCCGGCATGGTTGTAGGCAACACCCTGACCTGCCCCGGTTTCTACGGCCCGCAGGGCCGCGTATTGCGGCTGGATCTGCGCCTGCCGGATTTGATTCAGCAGTTCCAGAACTTCCGCCACCACAGCGCCGAGGGCGAGTTCCGCCTGACCAACTTCGAAATGGAAACGGCGGGCTACTACGCGCTGGGCCGCATGCTGGGCCACGAGGTAGTGTCGCTGAACGCCATTGTGGCCAACCGCGCTACGGGCGAGTTTGCTACCAACTCAGAGGTAGTTATCAACGACCTGATAACTCAAACCCTCAACCGACTGTAA
- a CDS encoding acyl-CoA reductase, producing MTHSERLAAFVALGQRLQQLSEDEITGLAARARNQNAWFDKPNVTAAINGIARLLDEEPLRHWAARYPPEPETPRQIGVVMAGNIPLVGFHDLLCVLLSGHRLLAKPSKEDSVLMQWVGDELLKIEPRFSDSLQFVERLNAADAFIATGSDNTARYFDYYFGKKPHIIRRNRTSLAVLTGRESVHDLGLLGADLFRYYGLGCRNVSKLYVPVGYQFTDLLDSLEPWNHVLNHHKYQNNYDYNKSILLVNRVPHFDSGFLLVTENPQLVSPISVVHYQAYQHEVDLADKLTDVAAQTQCIVSAGGLYAGSFPFGRAQEPSVSDYADGVDTMAFLAEIV from the coding sequence ATGACTCATTCCGAACGCCTCGCTGCCTTTGTAGCCCTGGGCCAGCGCCTGCAACAGCTTTCCGAAGATGAAATAACCGGCCTGGCCGCGCGGGCACGCAACCAGAACGCCTGGTTTGACAAACCCAACGTAACTGCCGCTATAAACGGCATTGCGCGCCTTTTGGATGAAGAGCCCCTGCGCCACTGGGCCGCCCGCTACCCGCCGGAGCCCGAAACCCCGCGCCAGATTGGTGTGGTTATGGCCGGAAATATTCCGCTGGTAGGCTTTCATGATTTGCTTTGCGTGCTGCTCAGCGGCCATCGGCTCTTGGCCAAGCCCAGCAAGGAAGACTCCGTGCTAATGCAATGGGTGGGCGATGAGCTGCTCAAAATAGAGCCACGCTTTTCCGACAGCCTGCAGTTTGTGGAGCGCCTAAACGCGGCCGATGCCTTCATTGCCACCGGCTCCGATAACACCGCCCGCTACTTCGATTATTATTTTGGCAAGAAGCCCCATATTATCCGCCGCAACCGCACCAGCCTGGCCGTGCTTACGGGCCGCGAATCGGTGCACGACCTGGGTTTGCTGGGTGCTGATTTGTTCCGTTACTACGGGCTGGGCTGCCGCAACGTGAGCAAGCTGTATGTGCCGGTGGGCTATCAGTTTACGGATCTGCTCGATTCTCTGGAGCCTTGGAACCACGTGCTGAACCACCACAAATACCAGAACAACTACGACTACAACAAGAGCATTCTGCTGGTAAACCGGGTGCCGCACTTCGACTCCGGCTTTCTACTGGTGACGGAAAACCCACAGCTGGTCTCCCCTATTTCCGTGGTGCATTATCAGGCGTACCAGCACGAGGTGGACCTGGCCGATAAGCTCACAGATGTGGCCGCGCAAACACAGTGCATTGTGTCAGCCGGGGGCTTGTACGCCGGCAGCTTCCCTTTCGGGCGCGCGCAGGAACCGTCTGTTTCCGACTATGCGGATGGCGTAGATACCATGGCTTTCCTGGCGGAAATTGTCTGA
- a CDS encoding 4Fe-4S dicluster domain-containing protein, protein MAIMITDECINCGACEPECPNNAIYEGGAQWRWADGTALKEVTVDGGATVSGTAPQTPVSDEYYYIVSDKCTECVGFHEEPQCAAVCPVDCCVDDPDYRESQDALLKKKEWLHAEVS, encoded by the coding sequence ATGGCCATCATGATAACCGACGAGTGCATCAACTGTGGTGCCTGCGAACCGGAATGTCCTAATAACGCTATTTACGAAGGCGGTGCGCAGTGGCGCTGGGCCGATGGCACTGCTTTGAAAGAAGTAACCGTGGACGGTGGCGCAACGGTGTCGGGCACTGCCCCCCAAACGCCTGTTTCCGATGAGTACTACTATATCGTGTCAGACAAGTGCACGGAGTGCGTGGGCTTCCACGAGGAGCCCCAGTGCGCCGCCGTTTGCCCCGTAGACTGCTGCGTGGACGACCCCGACTACCGCGAATCGCAGGATGCTTTGCTGAAAAAGAAAGAATGGCTGCACGCTGAGGTGAGCTAA